Proteins encoded together in one Pithys albifrons albifrons isolate INPA30051 chromosome 29, PitAlb_v1, whole genome shotgun sequence window:
- the PDLIM2 gene encoding PDZ and LIM domain protein 2: MPVTVTLPGPAPWGFRISGGRDFGKPITISKVVDHGKAAAGDLRPGDVIVTINGESTAEMLNMEAQNKIKQSPGQLQLEVERSPVPPASHTNGDTSLERLATRVQDTLWIRDESQDALRVPSPSLTSLTHLPHSASSQPLEGEFPCPSQDRGILPRQNSCQGSLLPPAPCPPSPGLRTPQTPWEMPRERRRSSPSPNTFTSQGSEPAMRRLEEDSEVYKMLQENRELRAAPRQSSTFRLLQEALEDEGGDGPTAPFPSRLSSSARKPVAGVQKLHVCEKCGSSIATQAVRIQDGRYRHPSCYTCADCGLNLKMRGHFWVGDELFCEKHARLRYQGPPGAPVPSPPVSPHS, translated from the exons ATGCCAGTGACTGTGACCCTGCCTggcccagccccctggggcttCCGCATCTCCGGGGGAAGAGATTTCGGGAAGCCCATCACCATTTCCAAG GTGGTGGACCATGGGAAGGCAGCTGCGGGTGACCTCCGGCCGGGGGATGTCATTGTCACCATCAACGGGGAGAGCACGGCCGAGATGCTCAACATGGAGGCACAGAACAAGAtcaagcagagccctgggcagctccagctggaggTGGAgag gtccccagtgccacctgcCAGCCACACCAACGGGGACACCTCACTGGAGAGGTTGGCCACACGTGTCCAG gacACGCTGTGGATTCGGGATGAGAGCCAGGATGCCCTGAGGGTCCCCAGTCCCAGCCTGACATCCCTCACCCACCTGCCCCACAGTGCCAG CTCACAACCCCTGGAGGGGGAGTTCCCCTGTCCCAGCCAG GACCGAGGAATCCTGCCCCGCCAGAACAGCTGCCAGGgatccctcctccctccagccccctgcccaccctcaccaGGGCTcaggaccccccaaaccccctgggAGATGCCCAGGGAGCGTCGTCGCTCCTCCCCCTCTCCCAACACCTTCACCAG CCAGGGCTCGGAGCCGGCCATGAGGCGCTTGGAGGAGGACTCGGAGGTCTACAAGATGCTGCAGGAGAACCGGGAGCTGCGGGCGGCCCCGCGGCAATCCAGCACCTTCCGCCTGCTCCAGGAGGCGCTGGAGGACGAGGGAGGAG ATGGTCCCACAGCCCCTTTCCCCAGCCGGCTCTCGTCCAGCGCCCGCAAACCCGTGGCTGGAGTGCAGAAGCTGCACGTCTGTGAGAAGTGCGGGAGCAGCATCGC CACTCAGGCCGTGCGGATCCAGGACGGGCGGTACCGACACCCCTCCTGCTACACCTGCGCCGACTGTGGCCTCAACCTCAAGATGAGGGGGCACTTCTGGGTGGGCGACGAGCTGTTCTGTGAGAAACACGCCCGCCTGCGCTACCAGGGCCCCCCAGGGGCgcctgtgccctcccctcctgtgTCCCCCCACTCCTGA
- the C29H8orf58 gene encoding uncharacterized protein C8orf58 homolog has product MLRRRGAFSLEQLHDRDGPWDTAESCIVRTSACVYRRLQESPRQPPRGMSTWGPAQPPSKPPARGRLLKSESEDSGVEMASNEHSPSTPLGSESGFSLDGFSAEKPPGKEPGSEPPRTPRSRSASRKVLQAAQRSRRQRGPGRCPRQLSRRGTSTADLAEPPRDPREPEEPEGAAAAAPGGVWPPSSPRDPRAVPEVSGQGLRYLEHVCQMLERLARLQQDNRILRQQAAHARRTHAGGTLPTREPPKQDSAAWRGEEFRPRSCSDSQAPDPDPGPCRRMWGHSASSPSLLDPSESAAGAPAQDKDERSHWGRVKVLLTRLTRRSLRGGRCR; this is encoded by the exons ATGCTGCGCCGGCGCGGAGCCTTCAGTCTGGAGCAGCTCCATGACCGTG ATGGTCCCTGGGACACGGCAGAGAGCTGCATCGTGCGCACCTCCGCCTGCGTCTACCGCCGGCTGCAGGAGAGCCCGCGGCAGCCCCCGCGGGGGATGAGCACCTGGGGACCCGCACAGCCCCCCAGCAAGCCCCCGGCCCGCGGGAGACTCCTTAAGTCCGAGTCGGAGGATTCCGGAGTGGAGATGGCCAGCAACGAGCACTCGCCCTCTACCCCGCTGGGCTCCGAGAGCGGCTTCTCCCTCGACGGTTTCTCGGCGGAGAAGCCCCCCGGGAAGGAGCCGGGCTCGGAGCCCCCCCGGACCCCTCGGAGCCGCTCTGCCAGCAGGAAGGTGCTGCAGGCAGCGCAGCGGAGCAGGAGGCAGCGGGGGCCGGGGCGATGCCCCCGACAGCTCAGCCGGCGCGGCACCAGCACAGCCGACCTGGCAGAGCCACCGCGGGACCCCCGAGAGCCAGAGGAGCCCGAAGGGGCGGCTGCGGCCGCGCCGGGAGGGGTTTGGCCACCCAGCAGCCCCCGAGACCCCCGGGCTGTGCCCGAGGTGTCGGGGCAGGGGCTGCGGTACCTGGAGCACGTCTGCCAGATGCTGGAGCGCCTGGCGCGGCTGCAGCAGGACAACAGGATCCTCCGGCAGCAGGCGGCCCATGCCCGGCGCACCCACGCGGGGGGCACCCTG CCCACCCGGGAGCCCCCAAAGCAGGATTCGGCTGCGTGGAGGGGTGAGGAGTTCCGGCCGCGCTCCTGCTCCGACAGCCAAGCACCAG ACCCCGACCCCGGGCCGTGCCGGAGGATGTGGGGACACTctgccagctcccccagcctgcTGGACCCCTCTGAGAGCGCGGCGGGTGCCCCGGCACAGGACAAG GACGAGCGCTCACACTGGGGCCGGGTGAAGGTGCTGCTCACCCGCCTCACCCGCCGCTCGCTCCGGGGTGGCCGGTGCAGGTAG
- the SORBS3 gene encoding vinexin isoform X1 produces MEGRLLPPDTKLGMQDVPTLHPPLQVPPQHTVTRPLLVPQVPIIHHRGSNTLNFHFYDPETRGTKNSEPKNSEPKNSEPKNSEPKNSEPKNSEPKNSEPKNSVNEWYQTWPAKEVKAPTTPVPTGPTPSPGAPPTRLCPPGWSATWTKDSKRRERRWVKYDGIGPVDETGMPIASRSSVDSPRDWYRSMFRQIHRKLPEPDWDTHPCPATAPPSPPKPRRRGSAPAQPPGMPNGMDWTRWGDTGATAEPGSIFDYEPGKFSPLEQPVAAARPVRAQSIEVLLEQELEQLSEELDKDMRNMETRRTPRQSPAAAPTARSPAPASPAARSPLSPHQLRSPPVTHRSPASPGMEQGVLGLASDRGRAVPTRDTLRPETLPSLPDMGDPAETVKREEKKMKAARLKFNFQAESPKELTLQKGDIVYIHKEVDRNWLEGEHHGRVGIFPSNYVEILPPTEVPKPIKAPTLQVLEYGEALALYNFRGELHVELSFRKGERICLVRRVDENWYEGRISGTSRQGIFPATYVQVLKEPRVKATPEDIPTSPSPARSPSLQRSPAPRIPNTPISSPRAAERGPGVTGGHLGVTFPCSPKLPHTGTPSPLLASASPPQPAATHPQEPRRPAWTPEQRATPAAPTSTRPEPAPSYNGSEIRWTPYRALYQYRPQNADELELLEGDRVDVMQQCDDGWFVGVSRRTQKFGTFPGNYVAPV; encoded by the exons ATGGAGGGCCGACTCCTGCCCCCAGACACCAAGCTGGGCATGCAGGATGTCCCCACTTTGCACCCACCCCTGCAGGTGCCCCCTCAGCACACGGTGACACGG cccctccttgTGCCACAGGTTCCCATCATCCACCACCGCGGCTCCAACACCCTGAACTTCCACTTCTATGACCCAGAGACTCGTGGCACCAagaactcagagcccaagaatTCAGAGCCCAAGAATTCAGAGCCCAagaactcagagcccaagaatTCAGAGCCCAagaactcagagcccaagaactcagagcccaagaacTCAG tcAATGAGTGGTACCAGACCTGGCCAGCCAAGGAGGTGAAAGCCCCCACCACCCCAGTGCCCACCGGCCCCAcgcccagcccaggggctcccCCCACCCGCCTGTGCCCCCCGGGCTGGTCGGCCACCTGGACCAAGGACAGCAAGCGGCGTGAGCGGCGCTGGGTGAAGTACGATGGCATCGGGCCCGTGGATGAGACAGGGATGCCCATCGCCTCCCGCTCG AGTGTCGACAGCCCCCGGGATTGGTATCGCAGCATGTTCCGGCAGATCCACCGCAAGCTGCCAG AGCCCGACTGggacacccatccctgccctgccacggCACCTCCATCGCCCCCTAAGCCACGCAGGAGGGGCTCGGCACCGGCCCAGCCCCCCGGGATGCCCAATGGGATGGACTG GACCCGCTGGGGTGACACCGGTGCcactgcagagcctggcagCATTTTTGACTATGAACCTGGGAAATTCTCACCACTGGAGCAG CCCGTGGCAGCAGCACGGCCAGTGCGGGCTCAGTCCATTGAG gtgctgctggagcaggagctggagcagctcagtgagGAGTTGGACAAGGACATGAGGAACATGGAGACGCGCCGGACCCCCAGACAG AGCCCGGCGGCTGCTCCCACCGCTCGCTCCCCTGCTCCGGCCTCCCCGGCTGCTCG GagccccctgtccccccaccAGCTGCGGAGCCCCCCTGTCACCCACCGCTCACCCGCCAGCCCTGGCATGGAGCAGGGTGTCCTGGGGCTGGCCAGTGACCGGGGCCGGGCAGTCCCCACCAGAG ACACCCTCAGGCCAGAGACCCTCCCCAGCCTGCCTGACATGGGGGACCCTGCAGAGACTGTcaagagggaagagaagaag atgAAAGCTGCTCGCCTCAAGTTCAACTTCCAAGCTGAGTCTCCCAA GGAGCTGACGCTGCAGAAGGGGGACATCGTCTACATCCATAAGGAGGTGGACCGGAACTGGCTGGAGGGCGAGCACCACGGCCGCGTGGGCATCTTCCCCTCCAACTACGTGGAG ATCCTGCCCCCCACGGAGGTGCCCAAGCCCATCAAGGCGCCCaccctccaggtgctggagtACGGCGAGGCACTGGCGCTCTACAACTTCCGAGGGGAGCTGCACGTCGAGCTCTCCTTCCGCAAG GGCGAGCGGATCTGTCTGGTGCGGCGGGTGGATGAGAACTGGTACGAGGGGCGGATCTCGGGCACCAGCCGCCAGGGAATCTTCCCTGCCACCTACGTCCAGGTGCTGAAGGAGCCGCGGGTCAAAGCCACTCCTGAGGACATCCCCACCTCGCCCAGCCCCGCCAGGTCCCCCTCCCTGCAGCGCTCGCCCGCTCCTCGGATCCCCAACACTCCCATCAGCTCCCCTCGGGCAGCAGAGCGGGGTCCCGGGGTGACAGGTGGGCACCTCGGTGtcaccttcccctgctccccaaAGCTGCCCCACACTGGCACCCCGAGCCCCTTGCTGGCCTCTGCCAGCCCCCCACAGCCCGCAGCCACCCACCCCCAGGAGCCCCGGCGTCCAGCCTGGACCCCCGAGCAG CGTGCGACCCCGGCGGCGCCCACCAGCACCCGCCCCGAGCCCGCCCCGTCCTACAACGGCTCTGAGATACGATGGACCCC GTACCGGGCACTCTACCAGTACCGGCCCCAAAACGCCGAcgagctggagctgctggagggggaCCGTGTGGATGTCATGCAGCAGTGCGATGACGGCTGGTTCGTGG GTGTGTCCAGGAGGACGCAGAAATTCGGCACTTTTCCCGGGAATTACGTGGCGCCGGTGTGA
- the SORBS3 gene encoding vinexin isoform X2 yields the protein MEGRLLPPDTKLGMQDVPTLHPPLQVPPQHTVTRVPIIHHRGSNTLNFHFYDPETRGTKNSEPKNSEPKNSEPKNSEPKNSEPKNSEPKNSEPKNSVNEWYQTWPAKEVKAPTTPVPTGPTPSPGAPPTRLCPPGWSATWTKDSKRRERRWVKYDGIGPVDETGMPIASRSSVDSPRDWYRSMFRQIHRKLPEPDWDTHPCPATAPPSPPKPRRRGSAPAQPPGMPNGMDWTRWGDTGATAEPGSIFDYEPGKFSPLEQPVAAARPVRAQSIEVLLEQELEQLSEELDKDMRNMETRRTPRQSPAAAPTARSPAPASPAARSPLSPHQLRSPPVTHRSPASPGMEQGVLGLASDRGRAVPTRDTLRPETLPSLPDMGDPAETVKREEKKMKAARLKFNFQAESPKELTLQKGDIVYIHKEVDRNWLEGEHHGRVGIFPSNYVEILPPTEVPKPIKAPTLQVLEYGEALALYNFRGELHVELSFRKGERICLVRRVDENWYEGRISGTSRQGIFPATYVQVLKEPRVKATPEDIPTSPSPARSPSLQRSPAPRIPNTPISSPRAAERGPGVTGGHLGVTFPCSPKLPHTGTPSPLLASASPPQPAATHPQEPRRPAWTPEQRATPAAPTSTRPEPAPSYNGSEIRWTPYRALYQYRPQNADELELLEGDRVDVMQQCDDGWFVGVSRRTQKFGTFPGNYVAPV from the exons ATGGAGGGCCGACTCCTGCCCCCAGACACCAAGCTGGGCATGCAGGATGTCCCCACTTTGCACCCACCCCTGCAGGTGCCCCCTCAGCACACGGTGACACGG GTTCCCATCATCCACCACCGCGGCTCCAACACCCTGAACTTCCACTTCTATGACCCAGAGACTCGTGGCACCAagaactcagagcccaagaatTCAGAGCCCAAGAATTCAGAGCCCAagaactcagagcccaagaatTCAGAGCCCAagaactcagagcccaagaactcagagcccaagaacTCAG tcAATGAGTGGTACCAGACCTGGCCAGCCAAGGAGGTGAAAGCCCCCACCACCCCAGTGCCCACCGGCCCCAcgcccagcccaggggctcccCCCACCCGCCTGTGCCCCCCGGGCTGGTCGGCCACCTGGACCAAGGACAGCAAGCGGCGTGAGCGGCGCTGGGTGAAGTACGATGGCATCGGGCCCGTGGATGAGACAGGGATGCCCATCGCCTCCCGCTCG AGTGTCGACAGCCCCCGGGATTGGTATCGCAGCATGTTCCGGCAGATCCACCGCAAGCTGCCAG AGCCCGACTGggacacccatccctgccctgccacggCACCTCCATCGCCCCCTAAGCCACGCAGGAGGGGCTCGGCACCGGCCCAGCCCCCCGGGATGCCCAATGGGATGGACTG GACCCGCTGGGGTGACACCGGTGCcactgcagagcctggcagCATTTTTGACTATGAACCTGGGAAATTCTCACCACTGGAGCAG CCCGTGGCAGCAGCACGGCCAGTGCGGGCTCAGTCCATTGAG gtgctgctggagcaggagctggagcagctcagtgagGAGTTGGACAAGGACATGAGGAACATGGAGACGCGCCGGACCCCCAGACAG AGCCCGGCGGCTGCTCCCACCGCTCGCTCCCCTGCTCCGGCCTCCCCGGCTGCTCG GagccccctgtccccccaccAGCTGCGGAGCCCCCCTGTCACCCACCGCTCACCCGCCAGCCCTGGCATGGAGCAGGGTGTCCTGGGGCTGGCCAGTGACCGGGGCCGGGCAGTCCCCACCAGAG ACACCCTCAGGCCAGAGACCCTCCCCAGCCTGCCTGACATGGGGGACCCTGCAGAGACTGTcaagagggaagagaagaag atgAAAGCTGCTCGCCTCAAGTTCAACTTCCAAGCTGAGTCTCCCAA GGAGCTGACGCTGCAGAAGGGGGACATCGTCTACATCCATAAGGAGGTGGACCGGAACTGGCTGGAGGGCGAGCACCACGGCCGCGTGGGCATCTTCCCCTCCAACTACGTGGAG ATCCTGCCCCCCACGGAGGTGCCCAAGCCCATCAAGGCGCCCaccctccaggtgctggagtACGGCGAGGCACTGGCGCTCTACAACTTCCGAGGGGAGCTGCACGTCGAGCTCTCCTTCCGCAAG GGCGAGCGGATCTGTCTGGTGCGGCGGGTGGATGAGAACTGGTACGAGGGGCGGATCTCGGGCACCAGCCGCCAGGGAATCTTCCCTGCCACCTACGTCCAGGTGCTGAAGGAGCCGCGGGTCAAAGCCACTCCTGAGGACATCCCCACCTCGCCCAGCCCCGCCAGGTCCCCCTCCCTGCAGCGCTCGCCCGCTCCTCGGATCCCCAACACTCCCATCAGCTCCCCTCGGGCAGCAGAGCGGGGTCCCGGGGTGACAGGTGGGCACCTCGGTGtcaccttcccctgctccccaaAGCTGCCCCACACTGGCACCCCGAGCCCCTTGCTGGCCTCTGCCAGCCCCCCACAGCCCGCAGCCACCCACCCCCAGGAGCCCCGGCGTCCAGCCTGGACCCCCGAGCAG CGTGCGACCCCGGCGGCGCCCACCAGCACCCGCCCCGAGCCCGCCCCGTCCTACAACGGCTCTGAGATACGATGGACCCC GTACCGGGCACTCTACCAGTACCGGCCCCAAAACGCCGAcgagctggagctgctggagggggaCCGTGTGGATGTCATGCAGCAGTGCGATGACGGCTGGTTCGTGG GTGTGTCCAGGAGGACGCAGAAATTCGGCACTTTTCCCGGGAATTACGTGGCGCCGGTGTGA